The nucleotide sequence GATAAGATTGTAAATATTCTTAGTCTCTTTATCAATTCCTAACAAAATATTTTTTACTTCAGCTTCGCTATCTTTAGGCGTTAATTTTATATACTGAATAGTTCTTCCATTGACATTCTGAGTGATATCCCAAGCGAAATTATATCCATCCTGATAGAAGGTAAACATTTTAGAAGGCGTAATGTTATTTTCATCTTCAGGAACATAATTAGAAATATTAATTTCTTCATCTTCAGGTATTATCGTATAGACTTTCTTACCATCAAAAAGCTGAGTGGTTCCCATAAAATTCAACACGTATTTATCACCGTTAATACTTGCATCACCACGAGTTTCCTGATGGATATTTTCTGAAGTATTCTCCAAAGCATATTTAAAGTCAATTACCATATTATTGTAATTGCTCACTTTCTTTGAAACTTCATTTAAAAGTTGCTCTGCTTTTTGTGAATTTTGGGCCTGTAATCCAAGGCTAAAACATGCAATTATAAGGAATGCTATCTTTTTCATTAGTTCTATTAAATCTTTATTTAGGTTTTTCATCAAGTAATTGGTCTAAAGCTAAAAGGTCTGGCACTAAAACTTGTCGAGCTTTACTTCCCTCAAACTGGCCAACAATACCGGCAGCTTCTAATTGATCTATAATTCTACCAGCTCTATTGTACCCAAGTTTTAGTTTTCGCTGTAATAATGAAGCCGAACCTTGCTGTGCGGTTACAATTACTTCAGCAGCTTCTCTAAATAGCTTATCGCGCTCGCTTACATCTATATCAAGTCCTGTGCCACTTTCCTCGCTTTCGTAAGCTGGCAGTTGGTGTGCATCTGGATAAGCTTTTTGTGACCCGATAAACTCCGTTATTTTATCAACTTCAGGGGTGTCAACAAATGCACATTGTAATCGCTTCATCGAACTTCCCTGTGTAAATAGCATATCTCCTCGACCAATTAATTGATCGGCTCCCGGGCCATCAAGAATAGTTCTGGAGTCAATTTTAGAGGTTACTCTAAAGGCAATACGAGCCGGGAAGTTCGCTTTTATAATTCCAGTGATCACATTTACCGATGGACGCTGCGTTGCGATAATTAAATGTATACCAATAGCACGAGCAAGCTGAGCTAAACGCGCGATAGGAGCTTCAACCTCTTTGCCGGCTGTCATAATTAAATCGGCGAACTCATCTACCACTAAAATGATATAGGGTAAAAACTTATGACCGTTCTCTGGATTCAGTTTTCTGTTTTTAAACTTTACATTGTATTCTTTAATATTACGAACCATGGCATCTTTAAGTAGCTCGTAACGATCGTCCATTTCTATACACAGCGAATTAAGTGTATTAATTACTTTCGCATTATCAGTAATAATTGCATCCTCGGTATCTGGCAGTTTTGCTAAATAATGACGCTCAATTTTATTGAAAAGCGTTAATTCTACCTTCTTAGGATCGACCAGTACAAATTTTACTTCCGCAGGATGTTTAGAATAGAGTAGGGAAGTAAGAATGGCATTTAACCCAACAGATTTACCTTGCCCTGTCGCACCTGCCATAAGCATGTGAGGCATTTTGGCAAGATCGACCACAAATGTTTCGTTGCTAATCGTTTTTCCTAGTGCCATTGGAAGTTCCATTTCAGCATTTTGGAATTTAGGCGATGCGATTACCGATCGCATAGAAACGATAGTAGAGTTTTTATTAGGTACTTCAATACCAATAGTTCCTTTTCCTGGAATAGGGGCGATAATTCGAATTCCTAGTGCCGCTAACGAAAGTGCAATATCATCTTCAAGATTTTTGATCTTGGAAATTCTAATTCCGGCTTCAGGAACTATTTCATATAAAGTTACCGTCGGGCCAACAGTGGCTTTAATTTGTGCAATTTCAATTTTATAATTCTTGAGGGTATCTACAATCTTGTTCTTATTTTCCTCAAGTTCTTTCTGATTTATAGTGATACCACCACCGTAATCCTGTAATAGTTCTAAAGTTGGGAATTTGTAGTTCCCCAATTCTAAAGTTGGATCAAATTCGCCAAAATCGCTGACTAATTTTTTGCTCAGTTTGTCTTCTTCAACCTCTTCTTCTTCAGGAGCAGTTTCTACCTCCATCGCAAGTTCTTCAGGTTCTTCCTGCTTTTCTTTTGGTGCAGGTTTAGCGGTATTTGCAGTTTCGTTAGTTTTATTTACTTCAGCAAGATCATTTTCAAAGCTTATTTCTGGCGCAGATTCGTCTTTCGGCTTTTCTTCTTCAGTAGTTACTATTTGTTCTTTCCAATCCTGCTCTTCGTCGGTTTCATTTGCCGTCATTTTACTGGCAGAAGCTTCTTTTGCCGCTTTAAATTCAGCATTAATATCATCCGATTTTGTTTTTACGAAAGAGCCAATCATCTCTGGGGTAAGCTTAAGTCGTAATGCCACGTAGGCAATAAAAAGGAAAAAGAGTAGAAGAACAGTTCCAAAAAATCCTAAGTAATCTTGTAGGAAATCATTCATTTCGAAACCTACGGTACCTCCAAGAATAGCATGATTAGTGAAAAAGCCTAAGGCGATAGATAACCAAATCATCACTAAAATTCCCCAAAACCAATAAGACGCCAGTTTTTTGCCGGGTATCCCAAAAAATAGATAAATTCCTGAAAGTGTTACCAGCGCAGCGATAGAAAATGAAGCTACACCAAATCCCTGATATATAAAGAAATCGCTAATTAAAGCACCAAATTTACTTAGCCAGTTTTTTGCTTCGATACTACGATCACCAAATTCCTGTAAGGTGCTTTGGTCGGCTTTCCAATTAAATAGAAAGGAGATGAAAGCTACCATTAAGGCTACTCCAAATAGCATAAGAAAACTGCCTAATACCACCTTTTGATGTCGGTTAAGCGATAACGAGAATTTTTTCTTGTTCCTAGTAGTTTTCTTAGTTCTGGTTTTCTTTTTGGCCATATGTGGTTTTTCGGAAATTTTGGCAAAAATACAAATTAGCCTCTTCTAAAATAAAGAAAATAAAATTCAATTTTAAAAGAGGCTAACTTTATGAAAAAACGCAAAATTTTGCGCTTTATTTTTTAAGGTAATCAAGTAGGGGGTGAATAAATTTTTCGAAAACTTCGATATGTGGTAAATGTCCGGTATTTGGGATTTCTACCAGTTTGGCATTCGGTATTTTCTTTTGGGTGGTTTTGCCAAGTTGATCGTATAAGCCCATTCCCGCCTTAACTTCTTTAGAAACCAGGTTTTTTCCCAGAGCGGTGCGATCTCTTGTACCGATAATTAAAAGCGTAGGCACACTAATCTCACTAAACTCATAAACTACGGGTTGCGTAAAAACCATATCGTAAGTTAAAGCCGCATTCCATGCAATACGATCATAATCTTTATTAATTGTCCAACCTGCTAAAAGCTTGGCCCATTTTGCATAATCTTCGTTCCATTCCCCGGCGTAATAGCTTTCCTTTTGGTAACTTTTAATGTCTTCGTAGGTTTTACCAATTTCATTTTTATACCAGTCGTTTACGCTTTGATAAGGAACTTTAAGTTTCCAATCTTCCAACCCAATTGGATTAACCAGTACCAGGTTTTTAGTAACATCAGGATACATTAAGCTGAAACGTGTAGCCAACATCCCGCCCATAGAATGTCCAAGGATAGTTGTTTTTTTGATGCCTAAAGAATCGATTAATCCTTTAGTGTTTTCTGCTAATTGCTGAAATGTATATTGAAAATATTCCGGCTTGCTAGATTTACCGAAACCCATTTGATCGGGTACAAGAACATTGAAACCTTCTTTAGTTAATGCGTCGATAGTGGTTTCCCAATACGCCCCATTGAAGTTTTTGCCATGAAGTAGCGTAACTGTCTTACCATTATCATTTTTTGGCTGAATGTACATATATGCCATTTTGTACTCATGCTGTTGCGCATTAAAATGATAAAATGAAACAGGATAAGGATATTCATAATCTTCGAGCATTAAACCATGCTCTTTAACTTTTTGTGCTTGTAAAGTAGTTAATACTGAAAAAAGGAAAATAAATACTGAAGATAATTTTTTCATAAAAATCTTTTAGCTGAAATGTAAGAAGATATCAGCCTGATGAAGGTTTTATAAACTACTTTAAAATAAATTTAACGTAGAAAATTATAGCGCAGAAAAGTAGGGGATGTAAATAATACAACCTATTATAATGGCGATAAAAGCGGCAATGCAAACTGCTCCTGCGGCTACATCTTTAATATGTCCTATTTTATGATGAAAATCGGGATGAACAAAATCGGCAATAGCTTCAATAGCAGTATTAAGACCTTCAGCACTCATTACCATGCCCACAGCGATGCATTGAAACATCCATTCAGTATTGGTAATATCAAAATAAAACCCGGCTACAGTTACAACGATAGAAATGGCAAATTGTACCTGTATGCTGGGTTCATGTCTTAAGAGCAACCATGCACCTTTTAGAGCATAGCCACCACCTTTTATGCGTTTCCCAAGGAAACTATCTTTCATCTTATAAAAGCGTTTTTAACGCAGCAAGATAATTTGGTTCTTGTGCAATATCTGGTACTTGCTGAGTATGGATTACATTCAAATTTTCATCCAGAACGATCACAACTCGAGAAAGAAGACCTTCTAAAGGTCCAGTAATCATTTCTACCCCGTAGTCTTTCCCAAAATTACGTTCTTTAAAGTCAGACAAGTTAGTAACATTTTTTAAATCTGCATCGTTTACAAATCTTTTTTGTGCAAATGGTAAATCTCTGGATATACAAAGAACTACTGTATTTTCTAACTCTGTAGCTCTTTCATTAAAGTTTTTCACAGAAGTTGCACAAGTTCCGGTATCGATACTTGGGAAGATATTTAAGATCACTCTTTTCCCTTTAAAATCTTCAAGCTTAGCGTTTGATAGGTCGGTTTTTATAAGATCAAAATAAGGTGCTTTTTCACCAATCGCAGGCAGATCCCCGTATGTGATCACTCTTTCGCCTTTAAACGATATTTCAGACATAGTAGTTGATTTGAATAAAAATTAGTCCAGATAAATTTAGGCTATTCTCAATGGAGTGATACTAAAATTATCTTAAAACAAAAATCGGGTTAGCTGAATTAACAGTTAACCCGATTTTCGATATTTTCAAGTAAAGTTTTATTGATCTATAGACCCTAAAACTTTTTTTACAAATGCGTTTGCAGCATCGGTATCTTTCATTCCTTCTTCATCAACTAATCTGTGTACTTCAATAGCACCACAAATATTAGTTATTAATTCACCAATTACATCCATTTCTTCTTCGGAAACAGATCTATGTTCGGTAAAGTTTTCTAAAACGTCTACAGTCGCCTGAAGTTTTTCAGCTTCGTTGTTGCGCTGTAAGTGTTTAATTACTGGTAACTTCATTTACTAAGTCTTTTAGAACGTCAAACTTGTTAGTTTGAGCTTGATTTACAAATTCTCCATTTTTGAACGTAGCGAAAGTTGGAAGGTTATTTACATTTGCCATTTTTCTGCTTTCTGGATATTTTTCAGCATCAACTAAAATAAATTCAGCATTTTCATTCTCTCCTGAAAGCTTCTTGAATTTTGGCTTCATAAGTCGGCAGTTACCGCACCATCCAGCCATGTACTGTACTACTACAGTGTCATTATTGGAAACAATTTCACTTAAATTATCTTGATCTAGTGTCTTCATCATAGCAATTTTTTTCTTTTGTGAGGATTAACACCCCGGAAGTTTCTTCCGGGGGTGAAAATATTTTTCTAAACTTTATAGAATATCTCAAGAAACTGAGACACTGGAATATTAGTTTAAGCTTAAGTAATCAGCTACACCTTTTCTATCAGCTTTCATTGCATCTTTTCCTTCTTCCCAGTTTGCAGGACAAACTTCTCCGTTTTTCTGAACGTGAGTATAAGCATCGATTAATCTGATGAATTCCTGTACATTACGTCCTAGTGGCATGTGGTTTACACCTTCATGGAATACAGTTCCTTCTTCGTCGATTAAGTAAGTAGCTCTATAAGTTACATTATCACCTTCTAGAGTTACATCTCCTGTTTCTTCATCAAATGCTTCTCCTGTAATATCTAAAATTCCTAAACGAGAACTTAGATTACGGTTAGAATCTGCAATAATTGGGTAAGTAACACCTTCGATGCCTCCATCATCTTTTGGGGTATTTAACCATGCAAAGTGAACTTCAGGAGTATCACAAGATGCACCAATCACCATTACATTTCTTTTTTCAAACTCTTCCATAGCTGCCTGAAATGCATGTAACTCAGTTGGGCATACAAATGTGAAATCTTTTGGGTACCAAAACAAGATCACTTTTTTGTTGTTTTTCTGAGCTTCTTCTAATACATTTAGTTTAAATGTATCACCTAAATCGTTCATTGCATTTACGCTTAGGTTTGGAAATTTTTTACCTACAATAGACATATGTTGTTGTTTTTAAATTTTACTTTCTTTCTTAAATCTGATGCAAATATAAGCTAAGGCTAGCGTGTATCGATAGAAATGAAATTCTTAATTTTTATACTGTGATAGAATTTGACTATCGTGTCTGTTACCAGGTATAAAATTACCCTATTTCAGTTCAGGATTATGCTGTACGAGGAGTTGATGAGGAAAGCTCTTTGATTTTTATTCTGAAAGCTGCAAATAGTAAAGTCATAAACGGACTTAAATAATTAAAAAAGCAATATCCAAAATAAGATACAACTGGAACACCTAACACACCACTGTGGTATGCACCACATGTATTCCAAGGAATTAATACCGAAGTTACCGTACCAGAATCTTCTAAAGTTCTACTTAAGTTTTCAGGCGCAAGACCTTTATCTTTATAGGCTTTAGCAAACATTTTACCTGGTACCACTATCGCTAAATATTGATCTGATGCCGTTACGTTAAGCGCAAGACAACTAACAACAGTACTTGCAAAAAGTCCAAATACGCTATCAAATAGATTAAGTAAAGCTTTACTAATTCTAGCTAAAGCACCTATGGCATCCATTATTCCCCCAAAAACCATAGCGCAGATAATTAGCCAAATGGTTCCTAGCATACCTGCCATTCCACTAGAAGCAAACAAATCGTTTAAAGCTTCAGATTCCGTTTCTATAGCTGTATCTACGGTTATGGCATCCATAAGTCCGCGATAAGCACTTACAAAAGTTAATTCGTCGCTTCCACTAATTTCAAGAACGATATTTGGTTGAAATATCAAAGCCGCAGCTGCACCTAATAATGTACCAATTAAAAGTGCAATCAATGGAGATGTTTTTCTTACGATTAAGAAAATAACTAATGCGGGAACGACAAATAGCCATGGGCTAATTGTAAAAGAAGCATCGATGGCATTTAGAATAGAGCTGGTATCTGTAGATCCACTAGTATCTATATTCAAACCAATAATTATAAAAATAATTAGGGTTACGGTAATTGTTGGTACGGTTGTGATCGCCATATAGCGAATATGTGTAAAGAGATCTGTTCCTGCCATAGCGGGAGCCAGATTTGTAGTATCACTTAAAGGAGACATTTTATCACCAAAATAAGCTCCAGATAAAATAGCTCCGGCCGTCATCCCTAAAGGAATACCAAGCGCATCGGCAATACCTACAAGCGCAATACCAACTGTGGCAGAAGTAGTCCAACTACTCCCCGTAGCGACAGAAATTACCGAACAAATAACTACCGTTGCAGCAAGAAAAATAGTAGGATTTAATATCTGTAGACCGTAGTAGATCATGGTGGGTATAATTCCGCTGATTAACCATGTACCTGCTAAAGCACCAACCATTAAGAGTATAAGAATTGCCCCAGCCGTACTTTGGATGTTTTTGGCAACCTCGTCGATCATGGTATCGAACTTTACTTTATTAAAATAACCAACAATAGCCGCTACAGCACCACCTAATAATAAAATAAACTGATTAGAACCACTTAACGCATCATCGCCATAAACGACCAAAACATTAAAACCAAGCATGATTATTAAAGCGAAAACAGGTATAAGCGCTGCTCCTATACTTATTTCTTTCTTTTCTACAGTTTCCTTAGGCTGGGTGGTTTGGTTTTCCATTCAGTATGAGAGAGTTTTATCTTCCAAAAAAATCAAAAAGATGTTTTTTAGATAAAGTAAAAGTTTGGTCTAAATTAAATTTTGGTTTGTAATGTTACGATTTTAGTTAAAAGTATGCAAGGTTTCGTTATTTGAGAGCGATAGAAAATCGAAAAAAAAGTGGCAAAATTAGAATAATCTCGAAGAATTATTAACAATATCGTTTGAAATTTTACTTTTCTTAAAAATATAGAAAGGCGTTTGCCCGGTATTGGAGGTTTAGAGAATAGTCGTACTTTTGTAAGTATTGTTTAGAAATCAACACAAAAACTTATTGTTATGAGTACATATGATGTTGCAGTTATAGGTTCTGGCCCCGGTGGATACGTGGCAGCCATACGCTGCGCACAACTGGGAATGAAAACTGCGATCATAGAAAAATATTCTACCCTTGGTGGAACTTGTCTTAATGTAGGTTGTATCCCAAGTAAAGCACTATTAGATTCTTCCCATCATTATCATGATGCGGTAAAGCATTTTGAGGATCACGGCATTGAAATTTCAGGAGAAGTGAAAATGAATCTTGAAAAAATGATGGAGCGTAAATCCTCTGTTGTAAGTCAGACTTGTGATGGCGTAAAATTTTTGATGGATAAGAACAAGATCGATGTTTTTGAAGGTATTGGTTCTTTTAAAGATAAAACGCATATCAATATTGAGAAGAGCGAAGGCGATAACGAAACCATCGAAGCTAAAAATATCATTATAGCTACAGGTTCTAAGCCTGCTAATTTGCCTTTTATTGATATTGATAAAGAACGTATTATTACTTCTACGGAATCTTTAAAGCTAAAAGAAATTCCGAAGCATTTAGTGATTATCGGTGGCGGTATCATTGGTCTTGAATTAGGACAGGTTTACAAACGTCTTGGAGCCGATGTATCTGTAGTAGAATTTATGGATAGAATTATCCCAACGATGGATAGTGCACTTTCTAAAGAGCTTGCTAAAGTTCTTAAAAAGCAAGGTGTTAAATTCTACACTAGTACTAAAGTGAAATCTGTAGAACGCAATGGCGATGAGGTTATCGTGAAAGCAGATGATAAAAAAGACAAAGAAGTAGAACTAAAAGGAGATTACTGTTTAGTTTCTGTTGGTCGTCGTCCTTTCACCGACGGGTTGAATGTTGATGCTGCAGGAGTAGAAGTAGACGATAAAGGTCGTGTAAAAGTAGACGATCATTTAAAAACTAATGTCGATAACATTTACGCTATTGGTGATGTTGTAAAAGGAGTGATGTTAGCTCATAAAGCCGAAGAAGAAGGAACTTTTGTTGCTGAAACTATCGCTGGGCAAAAACCACATATTAACTATAATCTGATTCCAGGGGTTGTGTATACATGGCCAGAAGTTGCATCTGTAGGTAAAACTGAAGAACAACTGAAGGAAGAAGGCGTAAAGTATAAAGAAGGAAAATTCCCAATGCGCGCACTTGGACGATCTAGAGCAAGTGGAGATTTAGACGGAATGGTGAAAATTCTTGCCGACGAGAAAACCGATGAGGTTCTTGGCGTACACATGATAGGTGCACGTACAGCCGATCTTATTGCTGAAGCTGTAACCGCTATGGAATATCGAGCTTCTGCCGAGGATATCGCAAGAATGAGCCATGCGCATCCAACTTTTGCTGAAGCTGTCAAAGAAGCTGCACTTGCCGCTACAGATAATCGTGCTTTACACGTGTAATATTTAAATTCTAAATTATATAGCCGCTATCTAAAATTTTAGGTAGCGGCTTTTTTATTGAAATAAATTAATGATTTGGTAAGCTATATGTTTAAACGTAATTTTAATTTTGCCGGTATGAAAGCAACTAGGATGAAGTCAGTTTTACTCTTTAGTATTTTAGTATTAAACTTTTTAAGTGGTTTTTCACAGCAAGCAAAGCCGGGTTATGTGCTATTGGTCTCCTTTGATGGATTTAGACATGATTATGTAGAAAAATACGATGCAAAGAATTTAAAGGAATTTATGAAGAAAGGTGCTGCGGCCGAAAGTCTAGTTCCTAGTTTTCCCAGTAAAACTTTTCCCAATCATTACAGCATTGTTACCGGTTTATATCCTGGAAATCATGGTTTGGTAGCCAATTCTTTTTATGACAGTATCAAAAATACAACCTACAAAATAGGAAAACGAGAACTAGTAGAAGATCCGTTTTATTATGGAGGCACACCACTTTGGCAATTAACCCAGCAAAACGGTTATAAAGCAGCCTCTTATTTTTGGGTCGGCTCTGAAGCACCAATAAAGGGAAATTTTCCAGATTATTATTTCACCTACGATGGGAAAGTTCCAAATAAAAAACGAATAAGACAGGTTGTAAAATGGCTCGAGCTGCCAGAGCAGGAACGGCCACATTTTATTTCTTTATATTTTTCACTAGTCGATTCTGAAGGGCATCACAGCGGCCCAAATTCTAAGGCCTTAGCTGGGAAGGTGAAAGAAGCCGATAAGCTTGTTGGATTTTTGATGAAAAATTTAGAAAAAACAGGTATTCCAGTGGATGTAATAATTACTTCAGATCACGGAATGAAAGAGGTGAAGCCAAAAACAAATAGTGTTGATCCCGAAGCATTACTGAAATTAATTCCAGAAGAGGCTACAGTTGTGCCAGGCCAAATTATCACCCAAATTTATTTACCTGAAAAGAAAATAGAAGGAACCTATTCGAAATTGAAAAAGTTAGAATCTCATTTTAAAGTCTATAAAAAAGGCGAAATGCCGAAATCATGGCACTATGATGATCATTATAGAATCGGAGATTTAGTGATTCTTACCGACCCAGGTTTTATATTAAATTATCGCAATTTGACAGAAACCGGAGGTGTGCATGGTTACGATCCTTCAAAATCTAAAGAAATGCATGGAATTTTATATGCTCAAGGTCCTCATATTAAGAAAGGCATAAAAACTGAATCTTTAGAAAACGTCAATATTTATCCACTAATCACTAAGATTCTGGGATTTGAAAATCCTGAAATTGATGGCGAATTTGAGAATATAAAAGAATTTTATAAGTCAGAATAGAAAATGCTTTGAGCTAATTTTAGCGGTTTTTGAAGTCTATTTTTAATTGAGTTATAAAAAGAAACCAACTTCGAGATCCTTTAATTGATTAAAAAAGAAGTAATTGGTTAGAAAAAATGTATGGAATTCAGTATATGTTTATAAGTTTCTGATTATCAAAATCTTAATAATTTAATTGAATCGAAAACGTAAGAGATATATTTTATACCATTTAACATTATAATTGACTCATTTAGTCTGTTTTCTTTCAGATTTTCAGGTTTTT is from Zunongwangia endophytica and encodes:
- a CDS encoding LolA family protein, with the protein product MKKIAFLIIACFSLGLQAQNSQKAEQLLNEVSKKVSNYNNMVIDFKYALENTSENIHQETRGDASINGDKYVLNFMGTTQLFDGKKVYTIIPEDEEINISNYVPEDENNITPSKMFTFYQDGYNFAWDITQNVNGRTIQYIKLTPKDSEAEVKNILLGIDKETKNIYNLIQTQPNGTKITITVKSFKTNQPLAKNLFTFDESRYSNYYINRLD
- a CDS encoding DNA translocase FtsK, coding for MAKKKTRTKKTTRNKKKFSLSLNRHQKVVLGSFLMLFGVALMVAFISFLFNWKADQSTLQEFGDRSIEAKNWLSKFGALISDFFIYQGFGVASFSIAALVTLSGIYLFFGIPGKKLASYWFWGILVMIWLSIALGFFTNHAILGGTVGFEMNDFLQDYLGFFGTVLLLFFLFIAYVALRLKLTPEMIGSFVKTKSDDINAEFKAAKEASASKMTANETDEEQDWKEQIVTTEEEKPKDESAPEISFENDLAEVNKTNETANTAKPAPKEKQEEPEELAMEVETAPEEEEVEEDKLSKKLVSDFGEFDPTLELGNYKFPTLELLQDYGGGITINQKELEENKNKIVDTLKNYKIEIAQIKATVGPTVTLYEIVPEAGIRISKIKNLEDDIALSLAALGIRIIAPIPGKGTIGIEVPNKNSTIVSMRSVIASPKFQNAEMELPMALGKTISNETFVVDLAKMPHMLMAGATGQGKSVGLNAILTSLLYSKHPAEVKFVLVDPKKVELTLFNKIERHYLAKLPDTEDAIITDNAKVINTLNSLCIEMDDRYELLKDAMVRNIKEYNVKFKNRKLNPENGHKFLPYIILVVDEFADLIMTAGKEVEAPIARLAQLARAIGIHLIIATQRPSVNVITGIIKANFPARIAFRVTSKIDSRTILDGPGADQLIGRGDMLFTQGSSMKRLQCAFVDTPEVDKITEFIGSQKAYPDAHQLPAYESEESGTGLDIDVSERDKLFREAAEVIVTAQQGSASLLQRKLKLGYNRAGRIIDQLEAAGIVGQFEGSKARQVLVPDLLALDQLLDEKPK
- a CDS encoding alpha/beta fold hydrolase; translated protein: MKKLSSVFIFLFSVLTTLQAQKVKEHGLMLEDYEYPYPVSFYHFNAQQHEYKMAYMYIQPKNDNGKTVTLLHGKNFNGAYWETTIDALTKEGFNVLVPDQMGFGKSSKPEYFQYTFQQLAENTKGLIDSLGIKKTTILGHSMGGMLATRFSLMYPDVTKNLVLVNPIGLEDWKLKVPYQSVNDWYKNEIGKTYEDIKSYQKESYYAGEWNEDYAKWAKLLAGWTINKDYDRIAWNAALTYDMVFTQPVVYEFSEISVPTLLIIGTRDRTALGKNLVSKEVKAGMGLYDQLGKTTQKKIPNAKLVEIPNTGHLPHIEVFEKFIHPLLDYLKK
- a CDS encoding diacylglycerol kinase family protein translates to MKDSFLGKRIKGGGYALKGAWLLLRHEPSIQVQFAISIVVTVAGFYFDITNTEWMFQCIAVGMVMSAEGLNTAIEAIADFVHPDFHHKIGHIKDVAAGAVCIAAFIAIIIGCIIYIPYFSAL
- the tpx gene encoding thiol peroxidase, giving the protein MSEISFKGERVITYGDLPAIGEKAPYFDLIKTDLSNAKLEDFKGKRVILNIFPSIDTGTCATSVKNFNERATELENTVVLCISRDLPFAQKRFVNDADLKNVTNLSDFKERNFGKDYGVEMITGPLEGLLSRVVIVLDENLNVIHTQQVPDIAQEPNYLAALKTLL
- a CDS encoding DUF6952 family protein, which translates into the protein MKLPVIKHLQRNNEAEKLQATVDVLENFTEHRSVSEEEMDVIGELITNICGAIEVHRLVDEEGMKDTDAANAFVKKVLGSIDQ
- a CDS encoding thioredoxin family protein translates to MMKTLDQDNLSEIVSNNDTVVVQYMAGWCGNCRLMKPKFKKLSGENENAEFILVDAEKYPESRKMANVNNLPTFATFKNGEFVNQAQTNKFDVLKDLVNEVTSN
- a CDS encoding peroxiredoxin, which codes for MSIVGKKFPNLSVNAMNDLGDTFKLNVLEEAQKNNKKVILFWYPKDFTFVCPTELHAFQAAMEEFEKRNVMVIGASCDTPEVHFAWLNTPKDDGGIEGVTYPIIADSNRNLSSRLGILDITGEAFDEETGDVTLEGDNVTYRATYLIDEEGTVFHEGVNHMPLGRNVQEFIRLIDAYTHVQKNGEVCPANWEEGKDAMKADRKGVADYLSLN
- the nhaC gene encoding Na+/H+ antiporter NhaC produces the protein MENQTTQPKETVEKKEISIGAALIPVFALIIMLGFNVLVVYGDDALSGSNQFILLLGGAVAAIVGYFNKVKFDTMIDEVAKNIQSTAGAILILLMVGALAGTWLISGIIPTMIYYGLQILNPTIFLAATVVICSVISVATGSSWTTSATVGIALVGIADALGIPLGMTAGAILSGAYFGDKMSPLSDTTNLAPAMAGTDLFTHIRYMAITTVPTITVTLIIFIIIGLNIDTSGSTDTSSILNAIDASFTISPWLFVVPALVIFLIVRKTSPLIALLIGTLLGAAAALIFQPNIVLEISGSDELTFVSAYRGLMDAITVDTAIETESEALNDLFASSGMAGMLGTIWLIICAMVFGGIMDAIGALARISKALLNLFDSVFGLFASTVVSCLALNVTASDQYLAIVVPGKMFAKAYKDKGLAPENLSRTLEDSGTVTSVLIPWNTCGAYHSGVLGVPVVSYFGYCFFNYLSPFMTLLFAAFRIKIKELSSSTPRTA
- the lpdA gene encoding dihydrolipoyl dehydrogenase, with translation MVMSTYDVAVIGSGPGGYVAAIRCAQLGMKTAIIEKYSTLGGTCLNVGCIPSKALLDSSHHYHDAVKHFEDHGIEISGEVKMNLEKMMERKSSVVSQTCDGVKFLMDKNKIDVFEGIGSFKDKTHINIEKSEGDNETIEAKNIIIATGSKPANLPFIDIDKERIITSTESLKLKEIPKHLVIIGGGIIGLELGQVYKRLGADVSVVEFMDRIIPTMDSALSKELAKVLKKQGVKFYTSTKVKSVERNGDEVIVKADDKKDKEVELKGDYCLVSVGRRPFTDGLNVDAAGVEVDDKGRVKVDDHLKTNVDNIYAIGDVVKGVMLAHKAEEEGTFVAETIAGQKPHINYNLIPGVVYTWPEVASVGKTEEQLKEEGVKYKEGKFPMRALGRSRASGDLDGMVKILADEKTDEVLGVHMIGARTADLIAEAVTAMEYRASAEDIARMSHAHPTFAEAVKEAALAATDNRALHV
- a CDS encoding ectonucleotide pyrophosphatase/phosphodiesterase; the encoded protein is MKATRMKSVLLFSILVLNFLSGFSQQAKPGYVLLVSFDGFRHDYVEKYDAKNLKEFMKKGAAAESLVPSFPSKTFPNHYSIVTGLYPGNHGLVANSFYDSIKNTTYKIGKRELVEDPFYYGGTPLWQLTQQNGYKAASYFWVGSEAPIKGNFPDYYFTYDGKVPNKKRIRQVVKWLELPEQERPHFISLYFSLVDSEGHHSGPNSKALAGKVKEADKLVGFLMKNLEKTGIPVDVIITSDHGMKEVKPKTNSVDPEALLKLIPEEATVVPGQIITQIYLPEKKIEGTYSKLKKLESHFKVYKKGEMPKSWHYDDHYRIGDLVILTDPGFILNYRNLTETGGVHGYDPSKSKEMHGILYAQGPHIKKGIKTESLENVNIYPLITKILGFENPEIDGEFENIKEFYKSE